One Candidatus Korarchaeum sp. genomic region harbors:
- a CDS encoding GTP-binding protein yields the protein MEYKLKLEAGSEERIERLVTQLNYRLNEGGGEAFYELGLTDDGVPLGLTEEEASESLKVMEEVTERLGAKFIIVRKERASRGYVYELLIRRSLDLPPIQVSIALLGNVDAGKSTLKGVLVSGVLDDGDGFAMSQVVRYLHELKYRRSSSVSYHIVGFDDSGDSVNDKLRSYDEAEIYLKSSKVITLIDLAGHERYLRTTLKGVMGSLPDYTALVVAANAGPIGSFREHMGISLVLGIPFFVVVTKVDMTPEDVLRRSLDSVINVLKLPGVNKVPLIVRDEKDCALAARNMPHGRIAPIFLVSNVTGDGLGLLKGFLNMLPQRIDWTERQGGEFLSYVDDKFNVPGVGLVLSGLVESGFISSGQRAFLGPFEDGSFRIVRVKSIHVNRVSVERALAGQFATFAVTNADYDEVRKGMVLLDINSKPRAVRVFRARIRVLHHPTTIRIGYEPVIHLKTIRQPAKLVEASKPYLRTGDIAEVTFRFILRPEYVVVGSSFVFREGRTKGIGEIVAVVE from the coding sequence GTGGAGTACAAGCTGAAGCTCGAGGCCGGATCCGAAGAGAGGATAGAGAGGTTAGTGACTCAGCTCAACTACAGGCTCAATGAGGGTGGTGGAGAGGCCTTCTACGAGCTCGGACTCACGGACGACGGTGTACCCCTTGGCCTGACTGAGGAGGAAGCCTCGGAGTCCCTGAAGGTGATGGAGGAGGTAACGGAGAGGTTAGGAGCTAAGTTCATCATCGTCAGGAAGGAGAGAGCATCTAGAGGTTACGTTTACGAGCTCCTAATAAGAAGGAGCTTGGATCTCCCACCTATACAGGTATCCATAGCTCTCCTGGGGAACGTGGATGCCGGTAAATCCACGCTCAAGGGTGTCCTAGTCTCGGGGGTCTTGGATGATGGGGATGGATTCGCGATGAGCCAGGTGGTTAGGTATCTGCACGAGCTGAAGTACAGGAGGTCCTCCTCGGTCAGCTACCATATAGTCGGCTTCGACGACTCGGGAGATTCCGTCAACGATAAGCTCAGGTCATACGATGAGGCTGAGATATACCTCAAATCCTCGAAGGTCATCACGTTAATCGATCTAGCGGGTCACGAGAGGTACCTGAGGACCACGCTAAAGGGAGTGATGGGATCCCTCCCCGATTACACTGCTCTAGTTGTAGCAGCTAACGCGGGCCCCATCGGGAGCTTCAGGGAGCACATGGGCATATCCCTCGTGCTCGGGATACCCTTCTTCGTGGTGGTCACGAAGGTGGATATGACCCCCGAGGACGTCCTCAGGAGGAGCTTGGATAGCGTGATCAACGTCCTGAAGCTGCCCGGTGTCAACAAGGTGCCTCTCATAGTGAGGGATGAGAAGGACTGCGCGTTAGCAGCTAGGAACATGCCACATGGGAGGATAGCCCCAATCTTCCTGGTCTCCAACGTCACTGGGGATGGGCTGGGCCTCCTCAAGGGGTTCCTCAACATGCTGCCCCAGAGGATCGATTGGACCGAGAGGCAAGGGGGTGAGTTCCTGAGCTACGTCGACGATAAGTTCAACGTCCCGGGAGTGGGGCTCGTGCTCTCAGGCTTGGTTGAATCGGGTTTCATATCATCAGGTCAGAGAGCGTTCCTAGGACCGTTCGAAGACGGGTCCTTCAGGATCGTCAGGGTGAAGTCCATTCACGTCAACAGGGTAAGTGTGGAGAGGGCTTTAGCAGGCCAGTTCGCTACTTTCGCAGTGACTAACGCTGATTATGATGAAGTAAGGAAGGGGATGGTCCTACTGGATATAAACTCTAAGCCTAGGGCTGTTAGGGTCTTCAGAGCTCGCATAAGGGTGCTCCATCATCCCACCACGATAAGGATCGGCTACGAACCCGTGATACATCTCAAGACGATAAGACAGCCAGCTAAGCTAGTAGAAGCATCGAAGCCGTATCTGAGGACGGGAGACATAGCTGAGGTCACCTTCAGGTTCATCCTCAGGCCCGAGTACGTGGTGGTAGGCAGTTCCTTCGTCTTCAGAGAGGGGAGGACCAAGGGAATAGGGGAGATAGTGGCCGTAGTGGAGTAG
- the gyaR gene encoding glyoxylate reductase produces the protein MRPKVFITREIPERGLSRIREHFEVDLWMDEAPPPKGVIIERVKDSDALVSLLTDPIDAEVYDAAPKLRIVSQYAVGYDNVDVDGATRRGIYVTNTPGVLTETTADFAFALLMAAARRVVEADRYVREGRWKVAWHPMMMLGFDVHGRTLGIVGMGRIGAAVARRAKGFGMRILYYDSIRREDLERELGVEYVPLERLLEESDFVSLHVPLTPETHHMIGEEQLRRMKPTAILVNTARGKVVDQKALYRALKEGWIAGAGLDVFEQEPIPPDDPLLKLDNVVLAPHAASASHETRSRMAEMVAENLIAFKRGEVPPNLVNPEVVKVRPPGFRINSS, from the coding sequence ATGAGGCCCAAGGTTTTCATCACCAGGGAGATACCCGAGAGGGGGCTCTCGAGGATAAGGGAGCACTTCGAGGTCGACCTCTGGATGGATGAAGCACCTCCTCCAAAGGGCGTTATAATCGAGAGGGTCAAGGATTCCGATGCCCTGGTCTCCCTGCTCACGGATCCCATAGATGCCGAGGTCTACGATGCTGCTCCTAAGCTCAGGATAGTCTCTCAGTACGCGGTGGGTTACGATAACGTGGATGTGGATGGAGCGACGAGGAGGGGGATATACGTCACTAACACGCCCGGCGTGCTCACCGAGACCACGGCTGACTTCGCCTTCGCCCTCCTGATGGCCGCCGCTAGACGGGTAGTAGAGGCCGACAGGTACGTCAGGGAGGGGAGGTGGAAGGTCGCTTGGCACCCCATGATGATGCTGGGCTTCGATGTGCACGGTAGGACGCTCGGTATAGTTGGCATGGGGAGGATAGGCGCCGCCGTGGCTAGGAGGGCCAAGGGGTTCGGGATGAGGATCCTCTACTACGATTCCATCAGGAGGGAGGACCTCGAGAGGGAGCTTGGGGTGGAGTACGTCCCCCTCGAGAGGCTCCTGGAGGAGTCCGACTTCGTCTCGCTTCACGTCCCCCTGACCCCCGAGACCCACCACATGATAGGGGAGGAGCAGCTCCGGAGGATGAAGCCCACGGCCATACTAGTGAACACAGCTAGGGGGAAGGTAGTGGACCAGAAGGCCCTCTACAGAGCTCTGAAGGAGGGATGGATAGCAGGAGCTGGTTTGGATGTCTTCGAGCAGGAGCCGATCCCACCCGATGATCCGTTGCTCAAGCTGGACAACGTGGTCCTTGCACCTCACGCCGCGAGCGCGAGCCACGAGACCAGGTCGAGGATGGCTGAGATGGTCGCTGAGAACCTGATAGCTTTCAAGAGGGGAGAGGTTCCCCCCAACTTGGTGAACCCCGAGGTGGTTAAGGTTAGGCCTCCGGGTTTCCGAATCAACTCGAGCTGA
- the mtnA gene encoding S-methyl-5-thioribose-1-phosphate isomerase, whose amino-acid sequence MIDLPRTVEFDGRKVIMVDQRKLPEELTFFECEDVDCVSLAIRNMVVRGAPAIAAAAAFGLALHSKAIDSEDRDFFIGEMRRAAELLMSTRTTAYNIFWAIDRVMRAIHGARDPREMRERAVREAREIAEEDVRANLSIGENGRHLVEEGSRVMTICNAGSLATVWLGTATAPLYLAKRDGVNFEVYVLETRPVLQGARITSFELRRAGIPVKLIVDSAAGYVISEVGIDLIITGADRILSDGTVFNKIGTYTLSVLAKEHGVPFYVAAPTSTIDPRSSRRDVRIEMRDAEEVLVVNGRRIAPEGVEVLNPAFDRTPPDNITGIITERGMIGRPLEEGIRRALSSS is encoded by the coding sequence ATGATAGATCTACCTAGGACAGTTGAGTTCGATGGTAGAAAGGTGATAATGGTAGATCAGAGGAAACTTCCTGAGGAACTGACGTTCTTCGAGTGCGAGGACGTAGATTGCGTTTCCCTCGCTATAAGGAACATGGTGGTGAGGGGAGCGCCGGCTATAGCTGCGGCAGCCGCATTCGGTCTCGCCCTCCACTCTAAGGCCATCGACTCGGAGGATAGGGATTTCTTCATCGGGGAGATGAGGAGAGCAGCCGAGCTTCTGATGTCGACGAGGACGACAGCTTACAACATCTTCTGGGCTATAGATAGGGTGATGCGCGCCATCCATGGGGCCAGGGACCCGAGGGAGATGAGGGAAAGGGCCGTTAGGGAGGCTAGGGAGATAGCGGAGGAGGACGTGAGGGCCAACCTATCGATAGGGGAGAACGGGAGGCACCTGGTGGAGGAGGGATCCAGGGTGATGACCATATGTAACGCGGGCTCCCTGGCTACCGTGTGGCTCGGGACAGCAACAGCCCCGCTTTACTTAGCGAAGAGGGACGGTGTGAACTTCGAGGTTTACGTGCTGGAGACTAGACCGGTGCTACAGGGAGCTAGGATAACTTCTTTCGAGCTGAGGAGAGCTGGGATACCGGTGAAGCTCATAGTGGACAGCGCCGCGGGCTACGTGATCTCCGAGGTAGGGATAGACCTCATAATAACCGGGGCTGATAGGATACTATCCGACGGTACCGTGTTCAATAAGATAGGGACTTACACCCTCTCTGTGCTGGCCAAGGAGCACGGGGTCCCCTTCTACGTGGCGGCGCCAACCTCCACCATAGATCCGAGGTCCTCGAGGCGCGACGTGAGGATAGAGATGAGGGACGCGGAGGAGGTGTTGGTGGTGAACGGAAGGAGGATAGCGCCCGAGGGCGTTGAGGTACTGAACCCGGCTTTCGATAGGACCCCTCCCGACAACATCACCGGCATAATAACTGAGAGGGGGATGATCGGGAGGCCCCTCGAGGAGGGAATAAGGAGGGCGCTCAGCTCGAGTTGA
- a CDS encoding DUF5616 domain-containing protein, with translation MPDPVDSLARSFSLRKVERVALSKLVRPPEESIRNALKVVPPQVLRGSDLGVDGFNVIITVERALAGDPVYLCSDGIVRDLTLSYSSYRPSPLFERAVLAIKETLDELSPRRVTIYLDSPIPRSGLIARRIRGLAGLEVKTSRRVDSEIVNHEVVASSDSRIIGAARAVVDLARATLERLGVAPKRLFTDKGILKGLLDDRST, from the coding sequence GTGCCCGATCCTGTAGATTCGCTGGCCAGGTCCTTCTCCCTGAGGAAGGTGGAGAGGGTGGCCCTATCCAAGCTGGTGAGGCCCCCCGAGGAGTCCATCAGGAACGCCCTCAAGGTGGTTCCCCCTCAAGTGCTCAGGGGCTCGGACCTCGGGGTCGATGGTTTCAACGTCATAATAACGGTGGAGAGGGCTCTAGCTGGGGATCCCGTTTACCTCTGCTCCGATGGAATCGTTAGAGACCTCACCCTATCCTACTCATCCTACAGACCATCCCCCCTCTTCGAGAGGGCTGTCCTCGCGATCAAGGAGACGTTGGATGAGCTGAGCCCCAGGAGGGTGACCATTTACCTGGACTCACCCATCCCGAGGAGCGGCCTAATCGCCAGGAGGATCAGGGGACTGGCGGGGCTGGAGGTTAAGACATCGAGAAGGGTGGATTCTGAGATAGTGAATCACGAGGTAGTTGCCAGTAGCGACTCCAGGATAATAGGAGCCGCTAGAGCGGTGGTTGACCTAGCGCGCGCCACGCTCGAGAGATTAGGGGTGGCCCCGAAAAGGTTATTTACGGATAAGGGAATTCTGAAGGGGCTTCTGGATGATAGATCTACCTAG
- the alaS gene encoding alanine--tRNA ligase, with the protein MKGEPVDVGFLRSRGYVRRRCPKCGEYFWTLTNRETCGEAPCEPYTFIGNGISEKGLEEVREDFLRFFEGKGHARINRYPVIARWRDDLFLTSASIVDFQPFVTAGLVPPPANPLVISQPCIRLKDIDKVGPTMGRHLSIFEMMAHHAFNTKERFVYWIDRTVELFHEYATTVLGIPEEEITYKEGVWEGGGNAGPDLEPIARGLEIATLVFMQYRVEDGEYVPMDTKVVDTGYGLERITWLVRGDLTGFHAVYGSLLRDFMRELGLEEPERSLLAAYSRVSSILRELEKGRKVSSLRLEASRLIGIDPHTLDSNIAPLERVFSLLDHTKALAFMIADGLVPSNVNEGYLGRLLIRRSLRALGELGSDVPLSELVVKQAEYWSMRGFPELKEAIDRIAEMVNIEEARYREAVERGRRVLSDLLREKGDLSVEDLVVLYDSHGLPPDMVQKVAESLGRKLDVPDNFFEIVAARHESRKPEPPKVYPHLEELMRFPPTRLLYYQDPYMLEFEARALGYVDGKLLLDSTAFYPEGGGQPPDLGTVEWEGGSARVVGAEKHAGRVLHRIEGKLPPPGAWVRGKVDAVRRLSRMRHHTATHILLESARRVLGSHVWQWGAQKGDEESRLDITHYKQISSDELRRIELLANEVVMMNLPVRTAWLVRTDAERRYGFTLYQGGVVPDPVLRVVEIEGFNAQACGGTHVLRTGEVGTIKVWRARKIQDGVIRIEFSAGIPAVSRIVDIHQKLKSIAQETGVSEEEVDSVVKGILEELRDLRREKRRWMREREEELIGRAIENYERVGRHPLSVVKLEEVSVDEGIKLADRLAAGERRLLLLVKVSGGRAELGLLATGYEEGEIEVGGTLREIAKQLGGGGGGNWKLGKGSVPSERFQEFLEVLRRRLEGS; encoded by the coding sequence ATGAAAGGGGAGCCGGTGGATGTGGGGTTCCTGAGGTCAAGGGGGTACGTCAGGAGGAGATGCCCGAAGTGCGGGGAGTACTTCTGGACACTGACAAATAGGGAGACTTGCGGGGAAGCTCCCTGCGAGCCCTACACCTTCATAGGTAATGGGATCTCCGAGAAGGGCCTTGAGGAGGTTAGAGAGGACTTCCTCAGGTTCTTCGAGGGGAAGGGGCACGCCAGGATCAATAGGTACCCGGTGATAGCTAGGTGGAGGGACGATCTCTTCCTGACAAGCGCCTCCATAGTTGACTTCCAGCCGTTCGTAACAGCCGGCTTGGTGCCTCCACCAGCGAACCCGCTGGTCATATCCCAACCTTGCATAAGGCTGAAGGACATAGACAAGGTCGGCCCCACCATGGGCAGGCACCTCTCCATATTCGAGATGATGGCCCACCACGCCTTCAACACCAAGGAGAGGTTCGTCTACTGGATAGATAGGACCGTGGAGCTCTTCCATGAGTACGCTACAACCGTGTTAGGGATCCCAGAGGAGGAGATAACCTACAAGGAGGGGGTGTGGGAGGGTGGAGGTAACGCGGGCCCTGACCTGGAGCCCATAGCTAGGGGTCTCGAGATAGCGACCCTCGTCTTCATGCAGTACAGGGTCGAGGACGGTGAGTACGTCCCCATGGACACCAAGGTGGTGGATACGGGATACGGCTTGGAGAGGATAACCTGGTTAGTTAGGGGGGATTTGACAGGGTTCCACGCCGTCTACGGGAGCCTGCTCAGGGACTTCATGAGGGAACTGGGATTGGAGGAACCCGAGAGATCCCTGCTAGCGGCTTACTCCAGGGTCTCCTCCATACTCAGGGAGCTGGAGAAAGGGAGGAAGGTATCCTCCCTGAGGCTGGAGGCATCCAGGCTCATAGGGATCGATCCCCATACATTGGACAGCAATATAGCTCCGCTTGAGAGGGTCTTCTCACTTTTAGATCACACTAAGGCCCTAGCGTTCATGATAGCGGACGGTCTAGTCCCCTCCAATGTAAACGAGGGTTACCTCGGAAGGCTCCTGATAAGGAGGAGCCTGAGGGCCCTCGGGGAGCTGGGCTCCGATGTACCCCTATCCGAGCTGGTCGTTAAGCAGGCTGAGTACTGGTCGATGAGGGGGTTTCCCGAGCTTAAGGAGGCCATCGACAGGATAGCCGAGATGGTGAACATAGAGGAGGCGAGGTACAGGGAGGCTGTGGAGAGGGGCAGAAGGGTGCTATCGGATCTCCTGAGGGAGAAGGGGGACTTGAGCGTTGAGGACCTCGTGGTGCTCTATGACTCGCACGGCCTGCCCCCCGATATGGTCCAGAAGGTGGCTGAGAGCTTAGGCAGAAAACTGGACGTACCTGATAACTTCTTCGAGATAGTAGCGGCGAGGCACGAGTCAAGGAAGCCGGAGCCACCTAAGGTATACCCTCACCTCGAGGAGCTGATGAGGTTCCCGCCAACTAGACTTCTCTACTATCAGGATCCGTACATGCTTGAATTCGAGGCTAGGGCACTGGGTTACGTGGATGGGAAGCTCCTCCTGGACTCCACCGCCTTCTACCCGGAGGGAGGGGGTCAACCCCCCGACCTGGGCACGGTGGAGTGGGAGGGGGGCTCGGCCAGGGTGGTGGGAGCTGAGAAGCACGCTGGTAGGGTCCTCCACCGGATCGAGGGGAAGCTACCGCCTCCGGGAGCTTGGGTGAGGGGTAAGGTAGATGCCGTTAGGAGGCTCAGTAGGATGAGGCACCACACAGCCACACACATACTCCTCGAGTCAGCTAGGAGGGTGCTGGGCTCCCACGTCTGGCAGTGGGGGGCTCAGAAGGGGGATGAGGAGAGCAGGCTTGACATAACTCATTACAAGCAGATAAGCTCGGATGAGCTGAGGAGGATAGAGCTACTAGCTAACGAAGTCGTCATGATGAACCTACCCGTTAGGACAGCCTGGCTGGTGAGGACCGACGCTGAGAGGAGGTACGGCTTCACCCTCTACCAGGGCGGTGTGGTGCCCGACCCCGTGCTGAGGGTGGTGGAGATAGAGGGGTTCAACGCTCAAGCTTGCGGGGGCACTCACGTCCTCAGGACGGGTGAGGTAGGTACGATAAAGGTCTGGAGAGCCAGGAAGATACAGGACGGCGTCATAAGAATTGAGTTCTCCGCTGGAATTCCGGCAGTCAGCAGGATAGTTGATATCCATCAGAAGCTCAAATCAATAGCTCAGGAGACCGGTGTGAGTGAGGAGGAAGTGGATAGCGTCGTGAAGGGGATCCTGGAGGAGCTAAGGGATCTCAGGAGGGAGAAGAGGAGGTGGATGAGGGAGAGGGAGGAGGAGCTAATAGGGAGGGCCATCGAGAACTACGAGAGGGTTGGGAGGCATCCGCTATCCGTGGTCAAGCTGGAGGAGGTGAGCGTAGATGAGGGGATAAAGCTGGCCGATAGGCTGGCGGCCGGGGAGAGGAGACTGCTCCTCCTGGTCAAGGTATCCGGGGGTAGGGCTGAGCTCGGCTTACTAGCCACTGGTTACGAGGAGGGGGAGATAGAGGTCGGTGGCACCCTGAGGGAGATAGCCAAGCAACTTGGGGGAGGGGGAGGAGGTAACTGGAAGCTGGGCAAGGGTTCAGTGCCCAGTGAGAGGTTCCAAGAGTTCCTGGAGGTGCTGAGGAGACGATTAGAAGGGAGTTAG
- the rpl12p gene encoding 50S ribosomal protein P1, with product MEYIYAALMLHEVKRKVEPSDLEQVLRAAGAEPDPARIKQLVSALSNVNIDELVSQATAMPVAPAVAPAPVERKEEKKEEKKEEKEEEEAALAGLGALFG from the coding sequence ATGGAGTACATATATGCCGCTCTCATGCTCCATGAGGTCAAGAGGAAGGTTGAGCCGAGTGACCTGGAACAGGTACTGAGGGCAGCTGGGGCTGAGCCGGATCCAGCCAGGATAAAGCAGCTGGTCAGCGCTCTCTCCAACGTGAACATAGATGAGCTCGTGAGTCAAGCTACCGCGATGCCCGTGGCTCCAGCAGTGGCCCCAGCGCCGGTAGAGAGGAAGGAGGAGAAGAAGGAAGAGAAGAAGGAGGAGAAGGAAGAGGAGGAGGCCGCTTTAGCGGGTCTAGGGGCCCTCTTCGGTTGA